In Juglans microcarpa x Juglans regia isolate MS1-56 chromosome 8D, Jm3101_v1.0, whole genome shotgun sequence, the following are encoded in one genomic region:
- the LOC121241860 gene encoding protein BOLA1, chloroplastic: protein MGSRGANLVLSRANRMRAKLQSALEATAVEIDDVSYQHAGHAAVRGTADSETHFNVKIVSPKFDGQSLVKRHRLVYDALADELQSGLHAVSIVAKTPQEAAAAK from the coding sequence ATGGGTTCGAGAGGGGCGAATTTGGTGCTATCGAGGGCCAATAGAATGAGGGCGAAGTTGCAATCGGCCCTGGAAGCGACGGCTGTGGAGATCGACGACGTGTCGTACCAGCACGCCGGCCATGCCGCTGTCAGGGGCACTGCGGATAGCGAGACTCACTTCAACGTTAAGATCGTGTCACCGAAGTTCGACGGGCAGAGCCTGGTGAAAAGGCATCGTCTTGTCTATGATGCGTTAGCCGATGAACTTCAATCTGGACTACACGCGGTCTCTATTGTGGCCAAGACACCCCAGGAAGCCGCCGCCGCCAAATAA
- the LOC121242248 gene encoding uncharacterized protein LOC121242248: MADFIVLKSPSSYNAILGRPVLNKLKVVTSTYHLKIKFPTATGVGEVKGDQVIAKECYMQELKPTKMGIPVIDPTVEGEVVIPSPPRSLPQERVRTSTGRTRYALWLKNVGETYQRLVNWMFKEQIGHNMEVCVDDLLVKSKTSSQHLADLQEAFTLLRQYRMKLNPYKCAFGIGSRKFLSFLVSEGGIEVNLEKVDANLTMAPP, translated from the exons ATGGCAGATTTTATAGTACTGAAGTCACCCTCATCCTACAACGCTATCTTGGGGCGCCCTGTATTGAACAAATTAAAGGTTGTAACATCGACCTACCATTTAAAGATTAAATTCCCAACGGCCACGGGCGTAGGAGAGGTCAAAGGAGATCAAGTAATCGCCAAGGAGTGCTACATGCAGGAGCTGAAGCCCACTAAGATGGGCATTCCTGTGATAGATCCCACAGTCGAAGGAGAGGTCGTCATCCCAAGTCCCCCTAGATCACTCCCACAAGAACGAGTACGTACTAGCACGGGCAGAACCAG ATATGCCCTTTGGCTTAAAAATGTAGGGGAAACCTATCAAAGGCTGGTGAATTGGATGTTCAAGGAGCAAATTGGTCACAATATGGAGGTATGCGTGGATGACTTGCTTGTCAAAAGTAAGACCTCCTCACAACATCTGGCCGACCTACAGGAGGCCTTTACGTTGTTACGACAGTATAGAATGAAGCTCAACCCCTACAAATGTGCCTTTGGCATTGGCTCGAGAAAATTCCTCAGCTTCCTAGTCTCAGAAGGAGGGATCGAGGTGAACCTCGAGAAGGTGGATGCCAACCTAACAATGGCCCCACCATGA